From Lycium ferocissimum isolate CSIRO_LF1 chromosome 12, AGI_CSIRO_Lferr_CH_V1, whole genome shotgun sequence, one genomic window encodes:
- the LOC132040618 gene encoding protein NEGATIVE GRAVITROPIC RESPONSE OF ROOTS-like: MHNKLNGGQGSRKSDAVPTTNYINEEFKDWPDSLLAIGTFGNRSSDLKESIQPEQSQLHVQNDREDDDDEQSCSPDLAEFTPEEVGKLQKELTKLLSRKPVKPELVEIKNVDDHILPLDRFLNCPSSLEVDRRISSSRFSTNLDNFDYDEEEIDRTIRVIIGRCKDVCSKQNKKKSIGKKSISFLLKKMLVCTNGGFGPAPSLRDTFPESRMEKLLRTMLSKKIHRQNAPRTSTKRYLEDKHPQREEQEEKKREKTCDDGSKWVKTDSDFIVLEM, translated from the exons ATGCATAACAAGCTCAATGGGGGACAAGGGAGCAGAAAGTCTGATGCCGTTCCAACCACAA ATTATATAAATGAAGAGTTCAAAGATTGGCCAGATTCATTGTTGGCAATTGGAACTTTTGGCAATAGGAGCAGTGATCTCAAAGAAAGTATACAACCAGAACAAAGCCAATTACACGTACAAAATGATCGCGAAGACGACGATGATGAGCAAAGTTGTTCTCCAGATTTAGCAGAATTCACACCTGAAGAAGTTGGCAAATTACAAAAAGAGTTAACAAAATTATTATCACGAAAACCGGTTAAACCTGAATTAGTTGAGATCAAGAATGTTGATGATCATATTCTTCCATTGGACAGATTTCTTAATTGTCCATCAAGTTTGGAAGTTGATCGTAGGATTAGTTCGAGCAGATTTAGCACAAATTTGGATAATTTTGATTACGACGAGGAAGAAATAGACAGAACAATAAGAGTGATCATAGGAAGATGCAAGGACGTGTGCAGTAAGCagaacaaaaagaaatcaaTTGGGAAGAAATCAATTTCTTTCCTTCTCAAGAAAATGTTGGTTTGTACAAATGGTGGTTTTGGTCCAGCTCCTAGTTTACGAGATACATTTCCAGAATCAAGAATGGAGAAG CTTTTGAGGACAATGCTTTCCAAGAAAATACACCGTCAAAATGCCCCTCGCACATCAACAAAGAGATATTTAGAGGACAAACATCCACAAAGAGAAgagcaagaagagaaaaaacgAGAGAAAACTTGCGATGATGGATCTAAATGGGTGAAGACAGATTCTGATT TTATCGTCTTGGAAATGTAG